One genomic segment of Sanyastnella coralliicola includes these proteins:
- a CDS encoding toxin-antitoxin system YwqK family antitoxin: MQDLKPILTTLLLLFAIGGIAQKQHYVDFYDDGQKRSEGFYERGLEHGKWQWWYEDGSLKEESTYWFGVLDGPTIRYHQNGIIETEGYFIRGLQDSLMRVFTPDSVLLEYGFYKGDFKTGDWYYYFDNGDKKLVEEYTDSLKRVLYFANAEGETLIEDGAGMYPKFFKSGPVKSETTYANGIPNGKYTGYFEDGSLRQEGSYASGKKDGQWKTNYFGGTLEQIENYKNGMLDGELLRNFRSGATEVKGIYAEGKKTGQWTWYFKDGNVDMEGSFDADLQEGEWKYYYGNGQVHYEGEYIQGQMEGIWHYYYITGEDWKQGSYKNGMKNGTWEYWFENGNQLMTGTFTDDKEDGLWESWFENGNPKDKGSYAMGKLDGKWEGWYPNGIKNYSGEWKGDLRVGEWEFRYENGQLHEAGKYNQDGNRTGYWMMGNENGIIETKGSYKDGTPDGEWTYNFPNGSPNRECEYSEGKLDGLSKTYNRRGQVLIEAEYKNNRRHGKWITYNEKNGQVEEHMIFENGKVVKVIKTRRG; encoded by the coding sequence ATGCAAGATTTGAAACCGATCCTGACTACCCTGCTCCTTTTATTCGCCATTGGCGGAATAGCTCAAAAGCAACATTACGTTGACTTCTATGATGATGGCCAAAAACGTAGCGAAGGCTTCTATGAAAGAGGACTTGAACACGGTAAGTGGCAATGGTGGTATGAAGACGGAAGTCTGAAAGAAGAATCTACTTACTGGTTTGGTGTTCTCGATGGCCCGACCATTCGTTACCATCAAAACGGGATCATTGAAACAGAAGGTTACTTCATTCGCGGCCTCCAGGATAGCCTGATGCGCGTTTTCACCCCTGACAGTGTGCTTCTAGAATACGGTTTCTACAAAGGAGATTTCAAGACCGGTGATTGGTACTACTATTTCGACAACGGCGACAAAAAGCTGGTTGAAGAATATACTGACAGTCTGAAGCGTGTGCTTTATTTCGCTAACGCGGAAGGGGAAACACTCATTGAGGATGGAGCCGGAATGTACCCGAAGTTCTTCAAGTCTGGTCCAGTAAAAAGTGAAACAACCTACGCTAACGGAATTCCCAATGGCAAATACACCGGCTACTTTGAAGACGGCAGCCTTCGCCAAGAAGGAAGCTACGCATCAGGAAAGAAAGACGGCCAATGGAAAACCAACTACTTCGGTGGTACGCTTGAGCAAATAGAAAACTACAAGAACGGAATGCTTGACGGTGAACTCCTGAGAAATTTTCGGAGCGGAGCGACTGAAGTCAAAGGAATCTACGCTGAAGGAAAGAAAACTGGCCAATGGACATGGTACTTCAAAGACGGGAACGTGGATATGGAAGGTTCTTTCGATGCCGACTTACAAGAAGGCGAATGGAAGTACTACTACGGTAACGGACAAGTGCACTACGAAGGTGAATACATTCAAGGCCAAATGGAAGGCATCTGGCACTACTACTACATCACCGGTGAAGATTGGAAACAGGGCAGCTACAAGAATGGCATGAAGAATGGTACTTGGGAGTACTGGTTCGAAAACGGCAACCAACTCATGACGGGAACCTTCACTGACGATAAAGAAGACGGCCTTTGGGAAAGCTGGTTCGAAAACGGTAACCCCAAAGACAAGGGTTCCTATGCTATGGGGAAACTCGACGGCAAATGGGAAGGATGGTACCCCAACGGAATCAAGAACTATTCAGGAGAATGGAAAGGTGACCTTCGAGTTGGTGAATGGGAGTTCCGATACGAAAACGGGCAACTTCACGAAGCTGGAAAGTACAACCAAGACGGCAATCGCACCGGTTATTGGATGATGGGCAATGAAAACGGCATCATCGAAACCAAAGGATCATACAAGGACGGAACCCCTGATGGCGAATGGACTTACAACTTCCCAAATGGTTCGCCGAATCGCGAATGCGAATACAGCGAAGGAAAACTCGACGGCCTGTCAAAAACGTACAATCGACGTGGACAAGTACTTATCGAAGCTGAGTACAAGAACAACCGCAGGCACGGGAAGTGGATCACTTACAATGAGAAAAACGGACAAGTAGAAGAGCACATGATCTTCGAAAACGGGAAAGTGGTCAAAGTCATCAAAACCCGAAGAGGTTAA
- a CDS encoding AlbA family DNA-binding domain-containing protein: MSYVTKMIAEGEHQQQDFKMRVEDARKIAKTLVAFANTDGGRLLIGVKDNGSVSGVSVEEEFHMIEAAAELHCKPVVDFQTQVWKSNFKSVLEVIVEPSLKKPHFAEDHDHEWHAYQRQDDRNVRANGVLLKVWQHQMTDGINDFHYTWKVRRLFKVLTEKGKLGFKKTSNILRMGRERTENTLAQLVAWDILEMEFSDTGCFFRLKDEEKAHELDRQHAGQENKASSNL; this comes from the coding sequence ATGTCGTACGTGACAAAGATGATCGCAGAAGGCGAACATCAACAGCAAGACTTTAAGATGCGCGTGGAAGACGCACGTAAGATCGCCAAGACCTTAGTGGCTTTTGCCAATACGGATGGTGGTCGTTTGTTGATTGGGGTGAAAGATAACGGCTCAGTCAGCGGCGTAAGTGTGGAAGAAGAATTTCACATGATTGAAGCCGCGGCGGAATTGCATTGCAAGCCAGTGGTAGATTTTCAAACCCAAGTCTGGAAATCCAACTTCAAATCTGTTCTCGAAGTCATTGTAGAGCCCTCTTTGAAAAAACCCCATTTCGCAGAAGATCACGATCATGAATGGCACGCTTACCAGCGTCAAGATGATCGAAACGTACGCGCGAATGGCGTTCTATTAAAAGTCTGGCAACATCAAATGACCGATGGAATCAATGACTTCCATTATACGTGGAAAGTGCGTAGACTCTTCAAAGTGCTCACTGAAAAAGGCAAACTTGGCTTTAAGAAGACTTCTAACATCCTTCGGATGGGACGTGAGCGCACGGAGAACACCTTAGCACAACTTGTTGCCTGGGACATCTTAGAAATGGAGTTCTCTGATACCGGATGCTTTTTCCGTCTGAAAGACGAAGAAAAAGCACACGAGCTCGATCGACAACACGCAGGTCAGGAGAACAAGGCTTCTTCGAATCTGTAA
- a CDS encoding T9SS type A sorting domain-containing protein — protein MRRLLAFTLTFCTLASYAQQAIGTWREHLPYGETIDVAFGNDRVYCATPFSVFVYSKVDQSLERISKVNLLSGSDLSSIDFDPLSSTLLVGYTTGELDIITNGSPFNLADIAQSNVIGDKAIYDITIVDGLAYLSCGFGIVVVDINNREVRETWFINGQSNLIRINTLDFDETYWYAATEEGIYRAERSNTFLVSFEAWELMTDTPDEDAEYSELMVFKDDIFLVRENGFEDELWVANRNDLNFTILPGYESEQVVDLNHNEDHVVISTFNKVTVVDEAYAEVGSQQGIQGNAVIPRAALIEGETIWIASEFGGLLSFELSGPEAAFQPAGPPAFNVRRIDAFNDNIWIASGGVDPTWTNNYDKKGIYGLVNDQWVIAPQSDGENDIGSINDYMTVSVNPTNNNNIFLGSWEEGLIEVNGGEITEIWNDSDSPLELANFGGSPRIGVGGVDFDPNGNLWFANAYTNDPLMVLTAGNSFVSFNFQPEVDSDIFIGDIVATRQGYIWSILPRGHGIVVLNHNETIGDTSDDSYQVLTNEEGEGGLPTLDVYCLEEDLDGEMWVGTLQGIAVFFSPESIFNGNNFDAQQILIEQDGNIQILLETEQVNCIEIDGANRKWVGTANSGVFLLSEDGLSQIQHFTEENSPLLSNNVVDIAINQRNGEVFFATDRGIISYTGTATNFDQEISEVSVYPNPVREDYEGVITIDGLAFETDVKVTDVSGNIVYTTTSLGGRATWDGNDRYGKRVSTGVYLVFCSTEDGKATNVAKVAVVR, from the coding sequence ATGCGGAGGCTACTCGCATTTACCCTCACTTTTTGCACCCTTGCCAGCTATGCCCAGCAGGCGATAGGAACGTGGCGTGAACACCTACCTTACGGAGAAACGATTGACGTTGCCTTCGGTAATGACCGCGTGTACTGCGCTACACCATTCAGCGTATTCGTTTACTCAAAGGTTGATCAAAGCCTTGAACGCATTTCGAAAGTCAATCTCCTGAGTGGATCTGACCTTTCATCCATTGATTTTGACCCGCTAAGCTCAACCCTTCTTGTGGGCTACACAACTGGAGAGCTTGACATCATCACAAACGGTTCTCCTTTCAACCTCGCAGACATTGCTCAGAGTAATGTGATTGGAGACAAGGCTATCTACGACATTACGATTGTTGACGGTCTAGCTTACCTCAGCTGTGGTTTCGGGATCGTTGTCGTCGACATCAACAACCGTGAGGTGCGTGAAACATGGTTCATCAATGGGCAATCGAACCTCATCCGTATCAACACCCTAGATTTTGACGAGACCTATTGGTATGCTGCAACAGAAGAAGGAATCTACCGTGCAGAACGAAGCAATACCTTCCTAGTAAGCTTTGAAGCATGGGAACTGATGACGGACACACCAGATGAAGATGCTGAGTACTCTGAACTCATGGTATTCAAAGACGATATCTTCCTTGTTCGTGAAAATGGGTTTGAAGATGAATTGTGGGTTGCAAACCGCAACGACTTGAACTTCACCATCCTTCCGGGCTATGAATCCGAACAAGTAGTTGATCTCAATCACAATGAGGATCACGTGGTCATTTCTACCTTCAATAAGGTAACCGTAGTTGATGAGGCTTACGCCGAAGTGGGGTCTCAGCAAGGAATTCAGGGCAATGCCGTGATTCCTCGTGCCGCGTTGATCGAGGGAGAAACGATCTGGATCGCCAGTGAGTTTGGTGGCTTGCTTTCATTTGAGCTTTCAGGACCAGAAGCAGCATTTCAACCTGCAGGCCCACCTGCATTCAATGTTCGTCGTATTGATGCATTCAACGACAACATTTGGATTGCTTCTGGTGGCGTTGATCCAACATGGACGAACAACTACGACAAAAAAGGAATTTACGGTCTTGTAAACGACCAATGGGTGATCGCTCCTCAGTCTGATGGAGAGAACGATATCGGCTCGATCAATGATTACATGACCGTTTCTGTGAACCCAACGAACAACAACAACATTTTCTTGGGGTCCTGGGAAGAAGGGCTCATCGAAGTCAACGGAGGTGAGATCACAGAGATTTGGAATGATAGTGATAGTCCACTTGAGCTCGCCAATTTCGGAGGCTCTCCACGTATTGGAGTGGGCGGTGTTGATTTTGACCCAAACGGAAACCTATGGTTCGCGAATGCTTACACCAATGACCCGTTAATGGTACTCACTGCGGGTAACTCATTTGTGAGCTTCAACTTCCAACCAGAAGTTGACAGCGACATTTTCATCGGAGACATTGTGGCTACCCGTCAAGGCTACATTTGGTCAATCCTTCCACGTGGACACGGCATCGTAGTGCTCAACCACAACGAAACGATTGGAGACACCAGCGATGACAGCTATCAGGTGCTCACCAACGAAGAAGGTGAAGGTGGATTACCGACCCTTGATGTGTATTGTTTAGAAGAAGATCTAGACGGTGAAATGTGGGTAGGTACGCTTCAAGGAATCGCTGTATTCTTTTCTCCTGAATCGATCTTTAACGGAAACAACTTCGATGCACAACAGATCTTGATCGAACAAGATGGGAACATTCAGATCCTCCTCGAGACCGAGCAAGTGAACTGCATTGAAATTGATGGTGCAAACCGAAAGTGGGTGGGAACTGCAAATAGCGGTGTCTTTCTTCTCAGCGAAGATGGCCTAAGCCAAATCCAGCACTTCACTGAAGAGAATAGTCCTCTACTCTCGAATAACGTTGTTGACATTGCCATCAACCAACGTAATGGTGAAGTATTCTTTGCTACTGACCGAGGCATTATCAGCTACACAGGTACCGCAACCAACTTCGACCAAGAAATTTCAGAAGTATCCGTTTACCCAAATCCAGTCCGCGAAGACTACGAAGGTGTCATCACCATTGACGGACTTGCATTCGAAACCGACGTGAAAGTAACTGATGTCAGCGGCAACATCGTTTACACGACAACCTCACTTGGAGGACGTGCTACGTGGGATGGTAATGATCGTTATGGTAAGCGTG
- the nusA gene encoding transcription termination factor NusA, giving the protein MNVLNLNESFQDFKELKNIDRETMLAILEDVFRAMIIKRYGSDENFDIIINPDKGDLEIWRNREIVADGEVEDENMEIELAEALKIEDDFEIGEEVSEEIKIEKFGRRNVLAMRQNLVSRILELEKDHIYAKYKERVGDIISGEVYQIWKREMLVIDDEDNELVLPRQNQIPSDYFKKGDTVRAVVAEVDMRNNTPRIILSRTAPEFLERLFEQEVPEVFDGLITIKKIVREPGERAKVAVESYDDRIDPVGACVGMKGARIHSIVRELKNENIDVINFTANEQLLISRALSPAKISSITLDNDNMKADVYLKPDQVSLAIGKGGHNIKLASRLTGFEIDVYRESEAELDDVELEEFSDEIEGWIIDAFKEIGCDTARSVLDLEEEDLAKRTDLEIETIRDVRRILRSEFE; this is encoded by the coding sequence ATGAACGTTCTTAATCTGAATGAGTCGTTTCAGGATTTCAAAGAATTGAAGAACATCGATCGTGAGACGATGCTCGCGATCCTTGAAGACGTATTCCGCGCGATGATTATTAAGCGCTACGGAAGCGATGAGAACTTTGATATCATCATCAACCCAGATAAGGGTGACCTTGAGATCTGGCGTAACCGCGAGATCGTGGCTGACGGAGAGGTTGAAGATGAAAACATGGAAATTGAGCTTGCTGAAGCATTGAAGATCGAGGATGACTTCGAGATCGGAGAGGAAGTTTCAGAAGAGATCAAGATCGAGAAGTTCGGACGTCGTAATGTTTTGGCGATGCGTCAGAACTTGGTGAGCCGAATTCTAGAATTAGAAAAAGACCATATCTACGCGAAGTACAAAGAACGCGTGGGAGATATCATCAGCGGTGAAGTTTACCAGATCTGGAAACGTGAAATGTTGGTGATTGATGATGAAGACAACGAGCTTGTGCTTCCTCGTCAGAACCAGATTCCATCTGATTACTTCAAGAAAGGTGACACGGTACGTGCCGTAGTTGCAGAAGTAGATATGCGTAACAATACACCGCGAATCATTCTTTCTCGTACCGCTCCAGAATTCCTAGAGCGTTTGTTCGAGCAAGAAGTGCCTGAGGTGTTTGACGGACTGATTACGATCAAGAAGATCGTACGTGAGCCGGGTGAGCGTGCTAAGGTGGCAGTAGAGTCATACGATGATCGCATTGATCCAGTAGGAGCATGTGTAGGTATGAAAGGTGCCCGTATCCACAGCATCGTTCGTGAATTGAAAAATGAAAATATTGACGTGATCAACTTTACAGCGAATGAGCAGCTGTTGATCTCACGTGCACTGTCTCCAGCGAAGATCTCTTCGATTACGTTGGACAATGACAATATGAAAGCTGATGTTTACCTCAAGCCAGACCAAGTATCACTTGCGATTGGTAAAGGAGGACATAACATTAAGCTTGCGAGTCGTTTGACAGGCTTTGAGATTGACGTTTACCGCGAGTCAGAAGCTGAATTGGATGACGTCGAACTGGAAGAATTCTCAGATGAAATCGAAGGATGGATCATCGATGCCTTCAAGGAGATTGGTTGCGACACAGCGCGCAGCGTACTTGACTTGGAAGAAGAAGATCTAGCGAAGCGTACAGACCTCGAGATCGAAACGATCCGTGACGTACGACGTATCCTCCGTTCTGAGTTCGAATAA
- the rimP gene encoding ribosome assembly cofactor RimP yields the protein MITKDQIEQLLEEGLGEGPIFVVKLDVSAGNDIRVLIDNDEGIAISDCVKVSRMIEGSYDRDLEDFSLNVSSPGADQPLMVKRQYVKNVGRGLNVKTTEGLKIEGTLEAADDENITVVVREKRRIEGRKAKEWVEEKHTIAYADIDKATVVISFKK from the coding sequence ATGATCACAAAAGACCAGATCGAACAGTTGTTGGAAGAAGGCTTGGGAGAAGGTCCGATCTTCGTTGTAAAACTTGATGTTTCCGCAGGAAATGACATTAGAGTTTTGATTGATAACGACGAAGGGATTGCCATCTCTGATTGTGTGAAAGTGAGCCGAATGATCGAAGGTTCTTATGACCGAGATCTTGAAGATTTTTCACTGAATGTATCTTCTCCTGGGGCGGACCAACCGCTGATGGTGAAGCGTCAATATGTGAAGAATGTGGGGAGAGGCCTCAATGTGAAGACCACTGAAGGGTTGAAGATTGAAGGCACGTTGGAGGCAGCCGATGATGAGAACATTACGGTTGTTGTGCGTGAAAAGCGTCGAATTGAAGGCCGAAAGGCGAAAGAATGGGTAGAAGAAAAGCATACCATCGCTTATGCCGACATCGACAAGGCGACGGTTGTCATATCATTTAAAAAGTAG